From a single Nicotiana tomentosiformis chromosome 2, ASM39032v3, whole genome shotgun sequence genomic region:
- the LOC138905977 gene encoding uncharacterized protein → MHKTLQFMRATDTEGVELAAYRLKWVAYSLFELWEESLEEGSPSAEAKAARAAEFENLKQGSKSVWEYHMEFAHLSKYAILTLPTMEARVRWFVQGLNPLVINKAATATLNSNMNYGKMVEFSQATENRKLKNRMEREGTSKARSVGNFGESFIGGRSACRGGSSGPS, encoded by the exons atgcataagactctccagTTTATGCGCGCTACTGATacagagggagtggagttggccgcctaccgcctgaaatgggtggcctattctttgtttgagctgtgggaggaatCTCTTGAGGAGGGGAGCCCTTCA GCCGAGGCTAAAGCAGCCCGTGCtgcagagtttgagaatcttaaacAAGGTAGTAAGAGTGtttgggagtatcacatggagttcgcgcatctgtctaaatatgccattctcacgttgcctactatggaggctagagtgcgctggtttgtgcagggccttaacCCCTTGGTTATCAATAAAGCCGCTACAGCTACCTTGAATTCgaatatgaactatgggaagatggtagaattttctcaagctacagagaatcgtaagttgaagaacagaatggagcgagagggtaccagcaaaGCCCGGTCCGTGGGAAACTTTGGGGAGTCTTTTATTGGGGGAAGATCAGCTtgtaggggagggtcatcagggccatcctag